A region from the Canis lupus dingo isolate Sandy chromosome X, ASM325472v2, whole genome shotgun sequence genome encodes:
- the ZIC3 gene encoding zinc finger protein ZIC 3 isoform X1: protein MTMLLDGGPQFPGLGVGSFGAPRHHEMPNREPAGMGLNPFGDSPHAAAAAAAAAFKLSPAAAHDLSSGQSSAFTPQGSGYANALGHHHHHHHHHHHAGQVPSYGGAASAAFNSTRDFLFRQRGSGLGEAASGGGQHGLFAGSASSLHAPAGIPEPPGYLLFPGLHEQGAGHPSPTGHVDNNQVHLGLRGELFGRADPYRPVASPRTDPYTAGAQFPNYSPMNMNMGVNVAAHHGPGAFFRYMRQPIKQELSCKWIDEAQLSRPKKSCDRTFSTMHELVTHVTMEHVGGPEQNNHVCYWEECPREGKSFKAKYKLVNHIRVHTGEKPFPCPFPGCGKIFARSENLKIHKRTHTGEKPFKCEFEGCDRRFANSSDRKKHMHVHTSDKPYICKVCDKSYTHPSSLRKHMKVHESQGSDSSPAASSGYESSTPPAIASANSKDTTKTPSAVQTSTSHNPGLPPNFNEWYV from the exons ATGACGATGCTCCTGGACGGAGGCCCGCAGTTCCCCGGGCTGGGAGTGGGCAGCTTCGGCGCGCCGCGCCACCACGAGATGCCCAACCGCGAGCCGGCAGGCATGGGGCTGAATCCCTTCGGGGACTCGCCCCacgctgccgccgctgccgccgctgctgCCTTCAAGCTGAGCCCTGCCGCGGCTCACGATCTGTCTTCGGGCCAGAGCTCTGCGTTCACGCCGCAGGGCTCGGGTTACGCCAACGCCCTGggccatcatcaccaccaccatcaccaccatcaccacgcCGGCCAGGTGCCCAGCTACGGCGGTGCCGCCTCCGCCGCCTTCAACTCCACGCGCGACTTTCTGTTCCGCCAGCGCGGCTCCGGGCTCGGCGAGGCGGCCTCGGGTGGCGGGCAGCACGGGCTCTTCGCCGGCTCGGCGAGCAGCCTGCACGCTCCGGCTGGCATTCCCGAGCCTCCTGGCTACCTGCTCTTCCCTGGGCTGCATGAGCAGGGCGCCGGGCACCCGTCGCCCACAGGGCACGTGGACAACAACCAGGTCCACCTGGGGCTGCGCGGGGAGCTGTTCGGCCGCGCCGACCCGTACCGCCCCGTGGCCAGCCCGCGCACGGACCCCTACACGGCCGGCGCGCAGTTCCCTAACTATAGCCCCATGAACATGAACATGGGCGTGAACGTGGCGGCGCACCACGGGCCCGGCGCCTTCTTCCGTTATATGCGTCAGCCCATCAAACAGGAGCTGTCGTGCAAGTGGATCGACGAGGCTCAGCTGAGCCGGCCCAAGAAGAGCTGCGACCGGACCTTCAGCACCATGCACGAGCTGGTGACACATGTCACCATGGAGCATGTGGGGGGCCCAGAGCAGAACAACCACGTCTGCTACTGGGAGGAGTGCCCTCGCGAGGGCAAGTCCTTCAAGGCGAAGTACAAACTGGTCAACCACATTCGAGTGCACACGGGCGAGAaacccttcccctgccccttcccggGCTGCGGAAAGATCTTTGCCCGCTCCGAGAACCTCAAGATCCACAAGAGGACCCACACAG GTGAGAAACCTTTCAAATGTGAATTCGAAGGTTGCGATAGACGCTTTGCCAACAGCAGCGACCGCAAGAagcacatgcacgtgcacacctCGGACAAGCCCTATATCTGCAAAGTGTGCGACAAGTCCTACACGCACCCGAGCTCCCTGCGCAAGCACATGAAG GTTCATGAATCTCAAGGGTCAGATTCCTCCCCTGCTGCCAGTTCAGGCTATGAATCTTCCACTCCACCCGCTATAGCTTCTGCAAACAGTAAAGATACCACTAAAACCCCTTCTGCAGTTCAAACTAGCACCAGCCACAACCCTGGACTTCCTCCCAATTTTAACGAATGGTACGTCTGA